Proteins encoded by one window of Cyprinus carpio isolate SPL01 chromosome B6, ASM1834038v1, whole genome shotgun sequence:
- the LOC109089107 gene encoding protein-glutamine gamma-glutamyltransferase 5-like: protein MCFQYEKGILDICMKLLQVSPQHQADIVKDLLNRSNPVYISRVISAMVNCNDDKGVLMGNWSGDYKDGVNPSKWSGSADILRMWSETQFRPVKYGQCWVFAAVMCTVMRALGIPTRVVTNFNSAHDTDGNMTIEEYYNEKGEKLSMSRDSIWNFHVWVESWMKRPDLGQGYDGWQVLDPTPQEMSSGMFHCGPAAVTAIYERRVDVQYDVPFVYAEVNADVRTMIVRNGRVLSTSVDKRRVGALISTKRPGSMSMQDITSEYKTEEDENTYRGSMAGVTGRSTTFRCEPQSDRIMASKGVEVSLQLLKAPVVGENISFNIIITNNDAAPKLLRKHVNAQNKEYNRNPTETFWEAHDDIKIGPKETVTTKHEISFKHYMLKETEEDSLVNLAVVIEDVKSQERVLASEEFIIRSPSLDIQIQNEVSVIINAPQVATVIFTNPFNVAVSGELTISGSGLLEEKAQMRLTIQPRETTKKPVNFTPRMAGARMLSANLVLENPPTIMHGFKTINVQAS, encoded by the exons ATGTGTTTTCAGTATGAAAAAGGCATATTGGACATCTGTATGAAATTGCTGCAGGTGAGTCCTCAACATCAAGCAGATATAGTTAAAGATCTACTGAACCGCAGCAATCCGGTTTACATCAGCCGTGTGATCTCAGCGATG GTGAACTGTAATGATGATAAAGGAGTGTTAATGGGAAACTGGTCAGGGGACTACAAAGATGGCGTCAACCCTTCAAAGTGGTCCGGTAGCGCAGATATTCTCAGGATGTGGTCAGAAACACAATTCAGGCCTGTGAAATACGGACAGTGCTGGGTGTTTGCTGCTGTCATGTGTACAG TAATGAGAGCCCTTGGCATTCCGACTCGAGTCGTCACCAACTTCAACTCTGCTCACGACACAGACGGAAATATGACAATCGAGGAATATTACAATGAGAAGGGGGAAAAACTGTCCATGAGCAGGGATAGCATCTG GAACTTCCATGTGTGGGTGGAGAGTTGGATGAAGAGGCCTGATCTGGGTCAAGGTTATGACGGATGGCAGGTTCTTGACCCCACGCCACAAGAGATGAGCTCAG GAATGTTCCACTGTGGTCCTGCTGCTGTTACAGCCATTTATGAGCGGAGGGTGGATGTGCAATACGATGTGCCGTTCGTTTACGCAGAAGTAAACGCTGATGTGCGTACAATGATTGTCAGAAATGGGAGAGTATTATCAACCAGCGTCGATAAACGCAGAGTTGGAGCCCTGATCTCCACCAAACGTCCAGGATCCATGAGTATGCAGGACATCACGTCTGAATACAAAACTGAGGAGG ATGAAAACACATATCGTGGATCAATGGCGGGTG TTACTGGAAGAAGCACTACTTTTAGATGTGAACCTCAAAGTGATAGAATCATGG CTTCCAAGGGTGTTGAAGTTTCTCTCCAGCTTCTGAAAGCCCCTGTAGTTggagaaaacatttctttcaacATCATAATCACTAACAATGATGCTGCTCCAAAACTGCTGAGAAAACATGTGAACGCTCAGAACAAGGAGTACAACAGAAATCCCACAGAAACCTTCTGGGAGGCTCATGATGACATAAAGATTGGCCCGAAAGAAA CTGTGACTACAAAACATGAGATCTCTTTCAAGCACTACATGTTGAAGGAGACTGAGGAGGATTCTCTGGTTAACCTGGCTGTGGTTATTGAGGACGTGAAGTCTCAGGAGAGAGTGCTGGCTTCAGAAGAGTTCATCATCCGCAGCCCTTCCCTCGATATACAG ATTCAAAATGAGGTCTCGGTCATCATTAACGCACCACAAGTGGCCACGGTGATCTTCACAAACCCGTTTAATGTTGCAGTGAGCGGAGAACTGACCATATCTGGTTCAGGACTCTTGGAGGAGAAGGCTCAAATGAG GCTTACGATCCAACCCCGAGAAACCACAAAGAAGCCCGTCAATTTCACTCCCAGGATGGCAGGTGCCAGGATGCTTTCTGCTAATTTAGTGTTGGAGAATCCTCCCACCATCATGCACGGATTCAAGACCATCAATGTTCAAGCATCTTAG